The Halovivax ruber XH-70 genome includes the window GTCGGACTTCATCATCGCCCGACCCATGGACTCGGTGATCGACTCCATGTTGATCCCCCAGTACTCGTCGGTGTCGAAGATCGCTTTCAGGTTCTCGATGCGATTCTCGATCTCGTTCTCGAGATCGGCCTCGGTCTCCGCTGCCGGCGTTTCGAGAAAGTTCAGCCCGATACTCCGGTCGTGGTCGCTCGATCCCGGCTCGACCCAGATGACGTCGTCGAGCCGATCCTTCGGGAGGCGTTGCAGAAGTTCCCGCGAGTCCTTCCCCTTGGGGTCGAAGTAGACGAAGCCGTGGCCCTGGTAGGCGAGCTGGAGCATCGAGTTGACGAGCCACGTCGTCTTCCCGTATCCCGTCGTCCCGGCGATCCAGACGTGCCGGAACAGCGAGTTGAACTTGATCGGGGCCTCTCGAAATCCGGTCTGGGCCCCGTCGTCGTAGCCAATCCAGAGGGGTTTCTCGGGCTCGTCGACGCCACTCTCGAACATCTTCCGGACGTGGGGCCCCGCGACGAGCCCTTCCTCTTCCGTATGGGTGATGACGGGCTTGCCGCCGACGCGAGTGTGGTCACGTTCGACGATCTGGTACGGCTCTCCGGTACTCGTCGACGGGCCATTATCAGCTCCCTCGTGGGACTGATCGCTCTCCGACTCTGGAGGATGGCCCTCCTGTCCGTCCGCTTCCTCGTCGTCTCCGGTGAACCGGCCAAACATCGGGCTCACCCCTCCACCGGTTCTTCGCTGATCGACTCTCGTTGCTCCGGGACGTCGGTGTCGTCGTACCGAGCCGCATCAGCGGGGATACGGTCACCGCGCTGCGTGTATCGCCAATCGATCCTCGGCGTCTCGATCTCGTCGTTGGGGATATGGGCGACGCCGGCGAGCTCGTCGACAGTCATGATCATGCGCCGGTCGAGCCACTCCCGATCGGCCATTCGCTGGACGTGGTTCCTGAGACTCCTCGCCCGTAACGTCTTCCGATGGTGCCAGACAGGTTTGTCGTCGAGTCCCTGCTCGGTGACTGCGTTGTAGTACTTCCTGTACATCCCAGAGACACCACGGGCCCGCGCCTCTGCCTCGTCGGGACTCGGCGAGATGGCGAGAATGCGGATGTTGACGTGGAACGCCTGTTCGCCGCGCTGCTCCTCGATCGTCTTCGCCGCTTGCTTGTCTTTCGCGCTGGCGGGCCGTGTCGTCGGGTCCATCCAGCCGACCGACGTTCCCTGGCGGAGCCCGTGAGCGAGGTCGTCGACGCTGTTGTGCTTGAACCGGTCGCCGTCGGTCCAGGACTGTTTCGCGGGGCGGAACACGACCTGTGTGATGACCCGGCTCTCGTCCGTCGACAGCATCTCACTCGTGATCTCGCCGTATGGATCGGTCTCCCACCCCTCGGCATTGTGGTGGCGAATCGGGTAGTACGGCATCTTCTCCATCTCCATCCACGCGCCGGCGACGTATTCGTCGGGTTCGATCACCGGGAACGCGTAGCCGTCTTCGACCGGGAACACCTCGCTGTTGGCGTAGCTGTTCCCGACGCGACGGCGGAACTTGTCGGCAGCCCCCTCCGTCGCGGCGTGCATGTAGAACTTGATCTTCCCCTCGTCGTACCAGACCTCGAACGAGTGGTGATCGCTCGTGTTCTTCCCCCGGAAGTTGGTCGTCACGTCGTGGACGGACTGGAGCAATCCGGCTCCGTCGACGACCCCCTGATTTTCCTTGTACGGGCGGATTCGGAGCAGGACCGCGGGTGCGCTTTCGGGTTGTTGGACGTATGGCTCGTCGAGCCCGGGCTTCGTCGCGACGTACTGCGGTGACCCGAAGACGGCGCGGTTGACCTTGGATACCAGTTTGGACATCATCCTTCGTCGGTAGTGCTTAGTCGCTCGTTTCGCCGCCATCCGGGCGGGCGAGCGGTTCTTCGTGTTCCTCAGCCGGTTCTGATTCGGTTCCTGACTTCGGGTTGGCGTCCTCCTCCCCATCGGCGTACGCTTCCACCTGTTCGAGGACCGATTCACTCACACCGAACCGGTTCCGGAGTGCGTTCCGCTCGGCCTCCCCTTCGAGGAACTCCTCGAAGTCGACGATCTCCTCGGGGTCGCTGTTGATCGCTCGCTCGATGATGGCCTGATCGTCGGGCGAATAATCGATCACCCGCTTCTCGAAGTCGTCGGCGACGACGTGGAGCGGGTAGGTTCCGTGTTCTTCGACGCGAACGAGCGATTGCGAGTAGCCGAGTTCCTCCTTCCCGGCGTCTGCACTCCTGACGTACTGGCGCTGTTCGCGAGTGAGGCCGACTTTGTCGGCCGTCTCGTCGTCCAGATCGGGCAGCTTGTGGAACACCTTGATCGGGCACATCCCGATGATCTTCTCGGCCTGGTCGGTCTCGTAGAACTCCTGTGCGGTCTGGGAGAGTAACACCATCCGCAGGCCAGCGTGGCGCTGGTGACGGAACGCCGTCTCGAGGAAGTCGAGATTCGCCTGATCCTCGAAGAGGTAGTGGGCCTCGTCGATCGCGACCTCCACGTTCTTGTCCGTCTTCTTCGCCTGCTGGTAGACCGTCGACAGGAGCAGTTGCATCAGGAACGTCTGGCGATCGATCCCCGACGCGGTCCCCTCGATCTGACCGAGGTCGATGTAAACGACCTTGTCGTTGCCCTCCAGGATGTCGACTTCCGAAGGTTCCGAGAGGTTTTCGTACGCGCCGCCCTCACGGAAGGGCTGGAAGGCAATCGCGAGCTCGTCAGCGTACTGTGCCGCGCGTTCGCGAGCGGATTCGGATTCGGCGATGTTGTGCTCGTCGGGGTTCTCGGCGATATCGGCGAGAACCTGGTGGACGTCCGCCATCGTTGGCGAGTTCTTCGGCGTGTGCGTACTGACGTCGTCTTCGACGACACCCGCCTGCCGGTACGCCTCGTCGATCACGTACGACAGCACACCGGTCTCGGTCCCGAGGTCGATCTCCCGGGCGGTCAGGAAGTTCTCCAGAACGGCCAGCACCTCGTCTTTCTTCGCCGAGAGTGGTGAGGCTCCGTCGTCGGATTCGAGGATTTCCTCGGGCGTCTCACGGATCTCGAGCGGGTTCAGGCGCGTGTCGCCACCGACAGTGATCGTCTTCGCGTTTAGGGCATCTGCGATCCCTTTGAAGCCACCGACGGGATCGATCATCACGAGCATCGTGTCCTGCCGGCGTTTCATCATCCGGAGCATCCGCATGATGGCGCCGAACGTCTTCCCGGCGCCGGGCATCCCGACGACGAGTTCACTGTGACCGGTCTCCAGCTCCCACGGATCGATACGTACTGGCGATCCGTTGTGGCCGTGATATCCGTACTCGACGCCCTCGTCCATCATCATGTAGTTCGACGAGAACGGGAACATGGCGCCGACCGCCTGGTTCGTCATCGTCGACATTCGGTCACGACCGAGTTCGTTCTGTCCGAGTGGTGAGACGGTCGCGAGTCCCTTCTCCTGCCAGCGACTGGCTACCTTGAGGGTGCTGTTCGCGGGGGCGTCCTTGACGATCGAGCGGAGACGCGTCGTCTTGTTGTCGAGCTCCTGCTTGCTCTCGGCGGAGAGTCGGATGAAGACCCCACCTCGGTAGAACGAGGCCTTGTTGGCGCGGACAAGCGACCGCATGACCTTCGCCCGGTCGATGTCCTCCTGGAGGTCCTCCGACTGGAGACTATTCGAGTCGTGCTGATTGACCTTCAGATCGGAGATCCACGCGGCCATCATGTCCTCTGCCGAGTGGTTGTCGAACGGATCGAGATGGATGCTGATGTCCGTCTGCAGATCCGTCTCTAACAGCAACCGTTCGAACATGCCGTTGGGCGGCTCCTCCGGGAACTGCTCGATCCAGAACGTCCGCACGTACGTCTCGTCGTTGATGACGGCGTAGGTCGTCTCCCAGTCGACCGTCGACGGGGCGATGACCGACTGGTGCATCGTCGCGGGGTCGTCGAGCCGATCCTCGGGTTCGGTGGATGGCTCGGCGTCCGACGACTCCCGGCCCTCGTCATCGTCGAACTCTTCGAGTGGGAACGTCCACTCTGATTCTTCATCGGATTCCCGATCGGCATTGTGAGGTCGCTTTCGACTCGCCGCCTCGTCGATCGCGTCGACGACGGCGTCCGGATGCGGATTCGATGGAACCTGCTCGCTTAACCCATGTGCGACGACCGGGAACGTTCCGATCGCCTCGGTGATGTCGCCGTACGTCTCCGTCTGTCCGGTCCAGTACTCCTTGGTGACGCGAACCAGCTCGTAGGCGTCGACGGTGCCGACAGAACACCGGTAGAGGGACGCACCACCACGTCGGAGCTGCGACAGACGCGATTCGAGTTTCTCCTCCTTGAGTCGCTCCCGTTCTCCGTCGGAGAGTCCGTCCGACTGGAATCGACTGAATAGGCGGCCAACGACTCGAAGATCGGCCAAGAACGCCAGCACGCTATCACCGGTTTCGTCGAGATGCTCGACGTCACTATCCCCGACAGCCGTGATGATGTAGAACTCCCGGATGGTGGTCCGTTCGGAGTCGACGTCGCCGTTCGCGTTCGTGTTCCGGGCGACGTACTCTTCCAGCAATCGCTGAAGGACCGGTCGCGAACGGATGTCGGCGTCACCGAGTCGGTGCTGGTGGTCGCGAACGGTCTCGTCCTGATCGACTTCGCGGCTGGTGATGTAGAACTTGACCGGGAAATCGACGGTTGCGTTGACGAACTCGGAGAGCGACTGGACGGCCCGCGCCCACGCCTCCTCGTCCTCCAGGGCCATGTTCGCCGGTTCGACCTTCACCGCGCCGACGAGGGCACCATCAGTCCGCTCGATAGCGTGTGGGTAGACCCGTCCGACACGGGTCAGGTACCGGACTTCGCTATTGTCCGGTCCGTGCGTGTACTCCTTGTTCTTGACCGCCCAGCCGAGCCGAGCGACCAGCCACTCGGTGAGCCACAGGTACGAGGGTTTCACTTTGTGGAGGATAGCAAGCACCAGACCGAGCATCAATCCGAAGCCGACGACCGGAATCGTGAGCGCAGCTGGAACGACTGCGGCGCCCACCAGTGTGAAGAACGCCACTCCGAGGAAAAGCAACAGTTCGTCGATCGAATAGCCGTGGAAGAACGCGGTCGTCCCGCCGAGTGTCCGGTGTATTCGCCGCGCGCTGTACTCGCCGTCGTCCGTGTTCGTACTCATAGGAGTTACCACCGGGAAACCTTGTTTTTCGTGTTTCTGAACGACTGCTTCGCCTGTGACTTCGCGATCTTCGCCGACTGACCGGCGTCGAGTTTCGCTTTGTCGCGCATTCTGCCTGTCTTGGTGTTCCGTAAGTTGTTGTACCGGTGTGCGTGATTTTTCGTCGATTGGGCTGCTGATCCTATCTTATACGTTCTTGAACCGGCATTTTCGATTGCTTTCTCCCCATCCTTGGTCACCACACTAGTGGTGTTCGTCGAGTAACCGCGATGGACGTTCCGTGCGCCCCTGACGCCCGTCCCCATACCGCGTTTCGTGGCAGCACCTGCCGCCGCTGGATTCGTCCGCTGGACGCTCTGATGAGCAAGCGCCTTCATCGCCGGCGCGGACCAGTAGACCGTCATAATCGCCGCGATGAACGCTGTGGGAATGAGCGCGAGCCCGAGCATCATACTGAACAGGCCGTCCGTGCTCGGCGACGGGTCCAGCTGCCAGCCGATCCGGAACACGACTGCACAGGGGATTCCAGCCAGGATGAGACCCGGATAGACCCCGGCAGCACGCCTAGTGAGTTGCGACGCCGGGGATATCGGCCAGATATCCATCGCCCAGAGGACGCCGAGGAGCGGCATCAGGAGCGTCAGGAGGATGATGCTGAGGTACCTGATCGCGAAGATGAACGCCCCCACGAACAGGAGGAAGTTCGAGACGAGAACGACGAGGAGGGTGACGAACACACCGCCGACTCCCGCCTTGATGAGTTCGCCGAACCCGCCGGACATATCGTCGATCGGGGCCAGCGTCATCCCGATGTCGTTCACGAGTTGTAGCGGGAGCGAGACGATCGGGAACCAGACGAACGTCCCCAGAAAGACGAGCCCGAGACGTCGAAGCAACCGTTTTCGCTTGTAGTTGCTGATCGATCCGGACCGCAGTCCGATGAAGGCGAGTGCGAGGAACAGCAGCATGATCGTCAACGGCACGACGTGCTGGAGATAGAACTCCGAATACAGCTCGTCCCAGGGGCTGTTGTCCGGTTCCCCGATGACGATGTACCGAGAGTCAGAGGTCGGCGAGGGGACCCCGACGATCGGCTTCAGGAGAGACTGGAACAGGTCATCGGCGAATCCCAGGAACGCTTCCTGGATGGATCTGATGACGCCCTCGATGGCCCCTTCGACCTCTTCACGGAGCCATCCCACCGTTACTCACCTCCGGCAGTGGACTCGACCGGTACTCCGTCGACGATGGAGAGGTCGCAGGAACCCTCCGTCTCCCCGTACTCGACAGTCTGCGAGTACGACGGATTCTCACCGGCCTGAACGATCGCCGTCGCGGTCAGTTCGTCAGTCTCGATCTCGCTGCAATCGATCGACTCACCGAACCGTCCGTCCGTTGCGTAGACGGCCGCACCGTAGATCGTAGTGGTCTCACCAGCTGGAAGGAGGACACGGTGATAGAACTCGGTCTCTGCCGGATACATCACCTTGGAGAGTGGTGCGTCCGTCCACCGGATCTGCTCTACGTACGACGGGGCAGTCCCCGTGTTCTCGATCTCGATAGCTGCGCGGTCTTCCCAGTCGGATTGGTCTTTGTCCCACTCTAGATCAGGGTGTTCCGCTGCCCACTTGACGTCCGTGATCGTGAACTCTGGATCGAGCGAAACGGTAGTCTCACCGATCGCCGAGTCTCCGTCCGACGCGACGAGACGATACTTGCCCGGTTCGTACCCGTCTTCCGTCTCACCAAGTAGCGTGAAGGACACATCCGCAGTGTCCTGTGGATGATCCCGTCTGAGCGTCTCTCCGTTCGGGTCGACGAGATCGACGTAGGTGGCCGAGACATCCGTGGCGAGCGTTGCACAAAGCGTCGGCCCATCCCAGTCGACCGAGTCGAACGTCTCGCTTTCAGGCTGATCTTCATTTGGCTCGTCTGGGGTTTCACTCGAGGTAGTGCACCCCGCGAGACCGGCAATACCACCTGCGACGCAGGCGAGGGCTGTTCGTCGGGCGATTCGTGGCTGGTTTCCGTCGTGTAATTTCATAGTATCTTCTCGTTGGTTGTTTTCTGTCGCTCACGAGTTGCGCTCGAGGCCGACCAGCTCCCCGTCAGTCACGTAGTCGAGTCCGAACACCAGGAGGCTGAGCGGGAGGAACCACAGCAGGGTCACGACGACCAGATCGACGAAGGCCTTGAAGTCGAACGTGTCTCCGCGAACGATCGTCGTGTCCTCAGCTGAGGAGTAAGCGTGGTCGGTCTGCCACCACTTCCCTGGGACGTATTCCCCGCGAACGATGTGTTCCGGGTTCGAGACCGTGATCGTGGCTTCTCCGCTCGCATCGAGCGGAACTGACTGGTTTCCGATTTTGACCTGTCCAGCCGTAACTGGCTCGTCGGTGGAGGCGTCCACCACCGTCGCCTGGACGGTCGCGGACGAGGAGTTTGACTCCTGAACAGTGAGCGAGAGCGTTGCCTCTCGAACCGTCTGTGACCTCCCCAGCGAGATCGTCTCCGACTGTCCTCTGACGATCCCGTCGACGGTGACTTCGTCCAGTGCCGCTGCATCGATCGTCTCCGAACTGAACGCGACC containing:
- a CDS encoding VirB4 family type IV secretion system protein translates to MSTNTDDGEYSARRIHRTLGGTTAFFHGYSIDELLLFLGVAFFTLVGAAVVPAALTIPVVGFGLMLGLVLAILHKVKPSYLWLTEWLVARLGWAVKNKEYTHGPDNSEVRYLTRVGRVYPHAIERTDGALVGAVKVEPANMALEDEEAWARAVQSLSEFVNATVDFPVKFYITSREVDQDETVRDHQHRLGDADIRSRPVLQRLLEEYVARNTNANGDVDSERTTIREFYIITAVGDSDVEHLDETGDSVLAFLADLRVVGRLFSRFQSDGLSDGERERLKEEKLESRLSQLRRGGASLYRCSVGTVDAYELVRVTKEYWTGQTETYGDITEAIGTFPVVAHGLSEQVPSNPHPDAVVDAIDEAASRKRPHNADRESDEESEWTFPLEEFDDDEGRESSDAEPSTEPEDRLDDPATMHQSVIAPSTVDWETTYAVINDETYVRTFWIEQFPEEPPNGMFERLLLETDLQTDISIHLDPFDNHSAEDMMAAWISDLKVNQHDSNSLQSEDLQEDIDRAKVMRSLVRANKASFYRGGVFIRLSAESKQELDNKTTRLRSIVKDAPANSTLKVASRWQEKGLATVSPLGQNELGRDRMSTMTNQAVGAMFPFSSNYMMMDEGVEYGYHGHNGSPVRIDPWELETGHSELVVGMPGAGKTFGAIMRMLRMMKRRQDTMLVMIDPVGGFKGIADALNAKTITVGGDTRLNPLEIRETPEEILESDDGASPLSAKKDEVLAVLENFLTAREIDLGTETGVLSYVIDEAYRQAGVVEDDVSTHTPKNSPTMADVHQVLADIAENPDEHNIAESESARERAAQYADELAIAFQPFREGGAYENLSEPSEVDILEGNDKVVYIDLGQIEGTASGIDRQTFLMQLLLSTVYQQAKKTDKNVEVAIDEAHYLFEDQANLDFLETAFRHQRHAGLRMVLLSQTAQEFYETDQAEKIIGMCPIKVFHKLPDLDDETADKVGLTREQRQYVRSADAGKEELGYSQSLVRVEEHGTYPLHVVADDFEKRVIDYSPDDQAIIERAINSDPEEIVDFEEFLEGEAERNALRNRFGVSESVLEQVEAYADGEEDANPKSGTESEPAEEHEEPLARPDGGETSD